In Tripterygium wilfordii isolate XIE 37 chromosome 17, ASM1340144v1, whole genome shotgun sequence, the genomic window ATTACTAGTTGAAAATTCTGGCTCCTCTCtggtcttttttctttttgtaatctTTTGGAGCTATTAGGACATGATTGAGAaaattctccttttcttttttcctttgatgTTTTCTAGGTTTTTCACTTTGGTGCCTTTTATCATGCAGGTGTACTATTTACTTTACCAggatttatgcttttatttatttttttctcccaGTTTTAGAGAATTTGAGAACTTTTGCTGCCTCTAATGTGGAAAAGTTTTGTGAGGGTTTTccccaaaaatatatatttgattaaGTAATTTTAGTTGCTAACAACCAGTAATCTTCCTAAttttcttgtatatatatatattgattattgTATTAGAAGGACAAGAATAATTGAGACGCAACTTGTTTGACTTAATTAAGATGAATAGTAAATCCATaagtttgacaaaaaaaataaaataaaaattcactaGGGTGATTGCACCAAAATGTGTCCATCCCATATGCCAAGTAAATAATGCACAATGAAGAATATATTTTGGCCGGCGGCGGACTAAAGTGCCCCCCGAACCGCGCGAAATGGTCGCCTATTACACGGCTCACTAACTCTGCCTGGGGTGGGGGTACCTCTTATTCGTCGGCGGTCCGGCGCACCCCGATGATAGAAGTTATCAATTTAAGGGCTTTTCGAACCCTAGAGCTAGAGAGAAGGCACTAGTGGTAGCTTTAATATTGGTCtcacattatcatcatcatcatcgttgTCATcgttatcattttattttttctcagtGATTGGGGGTTATTGTCTattgttaaaaagaaaaataaaattactgtCTTTTACAAATCACACATCTATGTGAATCTCAACTTTATGCGATACTAGTCTAATAATCGTCTTTTACAAACTATATATCAATCTTCATAGTGCGGTTACTAATCACACATCTATGTGAATCTCAACTTTATGCGATATTTTTCTAATAATCGTCTTTTACAAACTATCAATCTTCATAGTGCGATTACTAATCATACGTCAGTCTCTGAGAATATCAACTTTATGCGATACTTGTCTAATAATCGTCTTTTACAAACTATCAATCTTCATAGTGCGATTACTAATCATACGTCAGTCTCTGAGAATATCAACTTTATGCGATACTTGTCTAATAATCGTCTTTTACAAACTATCAATCTTCATAGTGTGATTACTGATCATACGTCAGTCTCTGAGAATTTCAACTTTATGCGATGCTTGTATGATACGTTATAGTTTACGTACTGGGTACTCTAAACCTAATTAGTGAAAATCAGGTTCTAACTTTGGGCGACAATTGAGATTGGTGTTGAAAGGAATCTAATCATATTAACATCCAAGTATAGTGAATTCCAAAGGCTAAAACTTGAACAacaatttttaatcattttttttggttctgtTTCCCTTTGAAAAGCAAAATGAATCGATCGTCGGCAATATAAAGTCATTCAAAACCCCCCAATTACTCCTGATTTCCCTGATATTCAAGTTAAGCAATCAGATTTATGGAAAGTAGGTTATTGAATTTTAATCTAAATACATATATGTCAcaaattaaatgataaaataatgatgatggaagccttaaaaattagaaaaaaaaataaagaatagagGATATTGCTTTATGAGAGTATAAAATTCTCAACAAAAAGAGATTAAGGGGAAAATGCATAGAATTCTTTATGAAAATGACACCAACCTTTTCATCAACCTTAAATATCACTATTGGCAATAATATGATAGTATTTCggttgccttttctttttctgctaTTGTTTGcctgcaataatatatatataacagccCCTCTTTTGTCAGAAAGAAAGGTAAAATAGAACTAGATTTGCAAATAATTATTAGCAAGGTCACTCTTGGATGAGTAGCAACACATAAATTTTGGTTTAAGCAATCTTACGGATCTCAATGTTTTTTATCCCAGTTAGATGGATGCACACTTACGATTTTCATATGAATCTTGTGGGACTCACGATTTCACATTAAACATGTGCGTTCATCTCAACATCGATAATAATTAGGATAAAAATAGTGAGATACTAAAGCATTttcgttttggttttggttttggtgtgTGTATTGTCATAATCCTACCTACTAAGGAAGGGCCAAGAAAGCTAAAAAGGGACACTTTAAAATGGGGTTAAGTGGTTCCCTTTTGTTTTCACAAAAATAGGGCTGTTGGTGGGTGTATTTGGGGAGGGGCACCTGACCcataattctttcttttttgttgatagTGAAAGTGGAGAGTCTCTACTCTCTAGTTTACCCCACAAAACAAAAGAGGCACCTCAATTTCTTTAACATTACTGGCCTACAAATATAGGTGGGGGAGTGGGGGGGTTTATTGTTGGTCTGTTGGTGAGCATCAatatgaattctcttatgcaaCTTTGCTAGACAAGGACCCCCACCCTATAGCTCCCTCCTTATTCACAATTGGCTATAATTGGGCCTTCATTGatcctctctttcttcttctttctgtttAATCTACCAAAAGAGATTCTTCACAGGGATAAAGTTTGTAATGCCTCATTATGGATCGCAAAAGGTaagacattttttattttgttttgcttttgttgacTCCGAATCTCCGATCGATTGGTGACAGAAAATAATTTGGAAGATATTATTGTAACTTGTTTTCACACCAACTGACTATTGTTTTTTGTCAAAATGCGAGACACAGGGAGACCTCTTCAGCCGCAAGGATGGGAACCACAATGTGCACAAGAACCTGCTTCAATACCGGCCCTGAAGTTTGGTCTTCATATATAAACACCTCTTTCATTCTTGTCACTTGTATCAAATTTGGGCTTCACATGCTGCCTATACCGATTGCCAAATCCTTGTTGACGATCTGTTACGCCGATAGGGTTCGAGCTCGAACAATATGATATCTCACACATGGTAAATCCTTAATCCTTCCCCATCTTACTAAGACTACATGACATTCTTGTGAATTATGACCAATGCTAGGTATATATAAGCAATAATGATTTCAAATCCAGAGAAAAATCATACTCTGGCAACTTTACGTGAGAGTGGTTTTTCTGAGGTGAGTTTCCAAAAGTTTGCGTTGCTTTTCTCGAGTGTTCATTTTTGCATTATTTTAATATCTTTTAAGCATAAACTCCAGCGAAAAAgattaaaattaaactaaatattaataataataataataaaagaatgaaCACCAAATTCGACCCCAATCATGAGGGCAAACCGTTACGATGACTGATGCTAGCAGAACCTTGTAAGTTTATAACCCATTTATCCAGTCCCAGTCCAGGAGCGCTAAAATCCGGCAATCCAAAGCCCAGCCCGATTTCAAAACGGCCTCAAACTTGCTCAGGCCCAGTATTTGGACAATTTAGCTCGGTCCAAAAGCCACTTACTTGACTGGCAAGGCCCAAGCCACTTCTGAGCCCATTATCAAACAACCAACATTCCAAAAGGATGGAGATTGGAGAattggtttcaactttcaactttcaaatttaaaaaaagaaaaaagagagaaaaagtgaaaaaattcTAAGAAAACTTTTCTTCACTTatgttaaaaaaggaaaaaaaagagtgtaaAATACCACATCATCCATACCACTTTGATGGAATGTACATATATAAACTACCTTCCCACAATAAAGGAAATATTTGACTGAGGAGATTACTTCTGAAGAACCCCTGCCAATATATACACTTTTAACCAAAACAAGCTGTAATCATATACTATTTGGAATCTAAAGCTGAACCTAAAGTTTGTCCTATACCTCAGAAAACCAAACTTGATATTTGGCAGGGGCCATCTACAGCATTTGCCACGGGTAGAGTAGTTCTGCTGTAAAAAGAGAAAAGTTCAGGTCAGGAATTGCTAACTAGAACGAGGATGTCATAAAGCAAAATGAAACACCAGAAGTATGATTAAGTTGATTGTGCATGAGAAGCTCTACATCTAGGTCAAGCATTAACATATCAAATGTACCACTCACAAAACCATGATTCCTAGTAACTTGATGTATCCCATTTGGTCCTCCAAGAGTAAAAGCAAAAGCACAAATGAATTCCCAAAACAAAAGTGTCTAAAGGCCATAACTTTCAATATCAATAGTTGGTTAGAACAACAATTTACTCAATACTCAAACACATGCTTGACTACTTTTAAGAGCTCACATCAAAAGGTTGAAGGTTCAATGGATGTATAATGCAACGGTGAAGTGAATACTAGTAACAAAATGAATTACATGTTTgtatttgaaatgcaacatttttcttctcttgagaAGAGTATTTGAGTCACTGTACCTATAACAGACAAACAGCCTATGAATGCTCTTCAATTGAAAAACATATGAATGCTCATTATCATTAATACAATCATCAATTAGGCTTcgaagaaacaagaaacaaatcaTTACCATACACTTCAAAACAATTAAAGAGTCTTTTATCAGTATGATATCAACTAGTTTACTGATGTCTCAATGAACTTATAAACATTCCATGAGCATGTCCATaatgagcttttctcatttcatgAACTGCCTCATCTCAGCCACATGATTCCATTTTTGCCATTTTCCAAAACCTAGGGCTTCATTTTCACTTTATTGAAAGGCCTTTGCCATTGGCATCTCTCAGTAAGGGAAAAAGAAGAGTAAATAAAGTAATCCCAGAACATAAAAATCACTCTGCCTCTCAGTGTTTAACCCAGTCACGGATGAATGCTTCATTTCTTGCCTTTCATATTGCCACTCGATAGAAACAAGTTTGACCCACCTATGCTGACAGTATGGGCAATTCTTGAGTAACAACATATTTGACATAGTATAGGCTACAGATCCACTTCTTGGTATTCGAGAATGGCCTTTGTCATCTAAACGACTTGAAAAATGACCACCCTTGCTGAAAATAAACAGAAACCAAACTAACTTAACCCCCATTCACAATATTGCCATTTATAGTCTCGACCACAAGAATAACATAATTCACAGCTCTAAAATGTTCTCTATAACATGGATAAGGCTATTGAGTAAATGTAACTTGAAAAGAACATAGCATCTGCACATGTTTCCAAAGCTAAAATACATTAAACTAGTCAACAAAAAAAAGGCATAAGTTATCAACTACAGGAAAACTTCCAGAATTATTCCATACCAGAGGAGAGAGGTAGAGTTCATAAAAAAACCACgaaaaattttcttctacatTATGAAATCAAATTTGATAATCAGCAAAGAGATGAAGTGCCCAATATGACAGCTCCACAAAGTTAGGGACATTACATCTTGTTCTACTGCAAATTGTactgggacaaaaaaaaaaacaaaaatattcatATTAAGGAATCAGATGACAAGCACTCTGAAACTAATTCAaagcagggaaaaaaaaggcCAGTGTGGCTTATCAaaggaaaataattaaaattcacAAAAGGATCAAGCATCTACAAGGCTATGGTCTCAACAGCCAGGCCCTGATGCGTGATATCAATTTGCAGCCTATCAACGAATGGAATGATCTACACATTCTGACTGTCTAAAATATCCACAAAACCCTACAGAAACAATTTAGGCCTACTCAAGAACGTTCCCCCATTCAAAATTTAAGAAGGCCCCCAACTCCAAGTAGAAAATGGGCTAGTGAAAATCATAACAACCAAAAGGAAAGAATGAAAGGAAAGAcagaataaaaccaaataatTGGGGATACACCATAAAAAGTAGAAAATGGGCCATTTCATTTAAAAAGAACAGGGGTATAATATACACCAACAGCATATGAGAAAGGTGCCACCCGACAAGTCTACAGGAACAAAAAACAGCAAGTGACTGTTTAACAAGttatatgttgatcaaagtgaagaaatgtAGCTACATTCTTCCTCTAAGAAGCACCTCtatcaaaattatgaaattagaAGGCTGTGTCGCATTTTTACCATCTCACAGGCAACATATAATCGAAAGAATAAGCAAAAGTAGTACATTCAAATGCAAAGATCATAGACATTTACATTCCCTTAGAAACAAATGGGTCCTGTTTGCATGCATATTCATGTATTTACAATTAAAAGAATCCCTTTATCCTCAAATTATATAATAACAAAAGGCAGGAAAATATGAGCCCTCCTCCACTAATACCAAGCCAATCCATCCAGATAATATCACATATGCAGAACACTTGAGAAACCAAAGTCTATCTATCTGTGAAATCACCAACAAATTCAAAGAGACAACGAAGGCAGATAATCCGAAATGAAGTTAGAGAGGATCAAAATTTGGTCATGGAAGAGACTCTCACCGACTCCGTTGTCTCGTTTATGTCGCTTAATCTTCTGAAACTGAACCTGGGCGTCCACAAAAAGCTGCATTCTATGGACCTCCAGTTCCTTAGCAAACAGCATCCTGTGCTTCTCCAACTCTATCATCTGtctctgcttctctctctctactctctcgTACATGTCGCCAAGCTTCTCTATGGCTTCTGCAAGCTCCCCGTACCCATCTTTCTTGCAATTACCTGTGCCTAGCGTCTTCTCCTTTCTCCGACTTCCTGTCCTCGACCTCCACCCATCCGAACCTTCCGCCTCGATCGCCGCCGACGCGAAGGCACTGAACGTTGAGAAATTCCGGAGGAAGAGCGAGCCATCGTCAGCACAGCCCGCCGGAATTTTCGTCGGAGCCGTCCGTTTCTTAGTCGCCGACCTTGGGCCGACAGGAACCGGAGAAAATGACCACGCCGCCCGCAACGGGCTCCGGTCGGTTGACGGCGTTGAATTGGCCTGGAAACTAGTCCGAAGGAGATCGTCGAGGCTCTCGAAGAAAGGCCATTGGCTGATATACGCTCCGTTGGAGTCAAGAACCCTAGCCTTCTCCGTCTTGTACTTCTTCTTGAGGGTATCGATGCGGTTCTTGCACTGGACGTCCGTACGAGGCGTCTCTTTCGTGGTGACGATGACTTTGCGACTGCGGCAACTGCTAACGTAATTGTTAACGGCGTCGGCGATCTCCTGCCACTGGTTCTGACGAAGGTTGCCGCGGTTTACGGCGATATAACGTTCTCCCCATGCCTCGATGAGCGTGTGTGTGGCGTCCTCACTCCACAAGTCCTCCCGGAGCGGAAGAGCTCCGTAGACTGGACCCATTATCGGTAGCGGCGCTGAAATGGTAGGCTCTCAGTCGCTGATAGAAGTGTCGGTAAGGGTTGGCGTGTTTGGGTTGCGACTTGCGAATAGGAATGCGAGTTGGAAGCGGTGGCGTGAGGTGTGCATGTACAAAAATCGTCGACGGTGAGGCTCTCGGGTTTTTTGCCTGTGTTCTTATAAACGGTTTGGCGAGGATCCAATAGTCAATACGGGCTccgttttctttttcaaaaatataatataaaacttTAATACATACATAAATCTATCAAACTaccaatgtttttttcttccttttatgATTGGTTTGTAAATAATTGAGAAAATTCAGTCCACTTGACATACAAATGTTGATGATAATAAACAGCTTCTCTAATAAAAACCAAATTGATTGGTACGAAAGAAGATAAACACATAGATAATTGGAGGCaaaataaaaatcttaaaaaatgaaaactgGCCACTAGGGAGAAGTCCAGCCCAATAGGTCCAATGAACAATGGACCTAtccaataaaaaatttatttgtaatTTAGTTCATGGGCCACAGTTGGACATGCAGAATCAAGAAGCAATTCACTTGGGCCTCAACCATTCCCGGTATCCATCGACATGAGTAGAGACGAGGGTAGTCAGGTTTCCAGTGCTAAGATCATATGCATATGCAAATTCCATCAAGGAAAAAGAATATAGATGTTTTCGTTCCCATTGACAAGAATTACACaacatttctttttcattgcacaaaaatggaatAGTTTCATCAAAAACTGGAACTCCGAACCACTCTACGTTTATGCAGTGCCCAGAAAAAAATTCATGGACTGTTCACAACATAACAAGCCGAGAATACATCGCGACACCTCTACCATTTTTTTCACTATACAAAAGAAGCAGAATATTAGCAGAGAGAATACTCGCAGTCGAGCAAGCGAGAGAGTATCTCCTCGCAGCTTGGCCGTTCATGCGATTCTGCCCAACAATCTGCAATTAAAGCATTACAAAATGTTATTTCAGGCCTGACATACACATCGCAATAAAGATCTTTGAAAGTTCATTCCTAATCTTTTGCGATGATACCTGAAATTAGCCTGCCTAGGGGACCTTCAGGAATCTCCAAACGTGATCCCTCGTTGGCAACAGCATAAACCACCTGAAATGCAAGCAAAAAAATGTAACTAAATATTTACAGAACAGGAGAAATTGTACTGAGCCCAAGGGACCATTCAGTATTGACACAGCAAAAAGAGTTGGAGAAGGGGGAGATGCAGTCAGCGTACCCTCTCTGGTGGTACACCTTCCCAGGGTCTATTCAAAGTGCATAGCTCCCAAATGATCACCCCAAGGCTAAAAATATCACACTTTTCATTGAAGGGTTCATTACGAATAAGTTCTGGAGCCATCCACTCAGGAGTTCCTGCAGAAGAAGAGTCTCTTATGGGTGTCTCTGTCATTATTCTGGAGAGCCCAAAATCGCAGATCTTGACAGTCCAATGCTTATTCACAAGACAGTTTGCACTTTTCAGGTCACGATGGACTATCTTCATCCGATGCATGCACATCAACCCCCTTTCTCACCAGAAAAATATCTTTCAATAAGCGAACAGTTTCAAATCTTCTTACAAAGAGATCAAAAATAAACTTGTACAAACAATTACTGAAAAGTGAATATAAAGACTACCATTTGAGTCTAGTTATAACAAGTATGCATATCATCAATCTCTAACCTTCAGACCAATTGCTATGCCATCCACTATTATCCAGTAAACAATTGATAATCTTGCTCATATCTCACAGGAAAAAGAAAGTATAACCAAAGTCCCTTTCGTTCCACCACCTATTGGTAGTTGTCATTTTCAATGAAATCATGGAGATGAACTGGAGCCAACCTTATGATTGATAGGTATGAGCTATTTGCTAACAATATGTCAAAAAAAACCCAACGATCAAGTGGCTTATATTTACTCTATGTTCAAACATCCTTTCATCTTTAGCACCTCACCAATAATATCAAACCTCCTTTATCTAGCTTTGCTCCATCTTTGGCACCTTTTTCAGGCAACAAGGGGGGCTGTCCGAACTAGAATACAGGGGTATATCTCAGTTACCCGATAATGCCATTCACATTTGAACATATGAACCACAAAGCAACCTAAACAAGGAGATGAAGTGAAAATCTGAATAAAACAAATGAAGGACGGTCTCAACATCCAAAAGTACTAATTACTCATTTCAGGTGCAAGTGTGGATTACAGTAGAATGTAGATCCCAAAGTTCACCTTCCCTCCTCCCAAACTCCCACCCAAGTGATAAAAAAAATCCTCGAGTTAAGAGATCAAACACACCTGCATATATCACGCAACATCTTTAGTCTCCTCCGCCAACTAAGCTTCTTCTTCTGGCCACTCAAATGGATCAAATAATACAATGATCCCATTTCCATATATTCAGTAACCATTGACAAGCGTGGAGGCTTTGTGCATGCACCCAAAAACAATATAACTGCAAGAACCAATAATGGTCAATGTACTAACAGCCAAGAAATTCAAATGATTTGATAGCTACACCATCAGTTTCTATTCTGCTCATTTCCTAACAATCCCAGCCAAACTGAGTCCCAATAGCTACATAATTTACGAGAGAGAGAACTCGAGAAGCTCAAATAAAAAGTATGGTTTGACAGAATACTTTTCTACTCTGCATCAACATTGGACgtaaaatattacaaaaaaaaaaattaagagggaGGTAGCAGGTGAAGGGAAGTACCATTAGGATGTCGAAGACGGCTTTGATGGAACACATAGCCATACAAAACACAATATAAACTAAGTCAGCAAAATGATCAAGAACATAGAGTTAAGAAGATAATCAAATAAACAACAAGATACCTAAGAATGGATATCTCATTGCAGAAGTCTTCCATGTTTTCAGCCGTCAGATCTTGCTCGAGGAAGACCTTAATTGCGACCTCTGTTCCATTCCAGACACCACGGAAAACTTCTCCAAAGAACCCTAGATGCAAAAGGTATTAAACATATCTCAACTCAACAAAGGTTTAAAAGGCTTGAAATAAGCATGGACCTTAACTTAAAGCACTATCTAAGCAttagaaagaagagagaggcaACAAATGGAACTAATATTTCATGAATTTCAAGCACATGAGAATAACCgataaaacaaacaaacttgaaaatgcaaatttgaagataAAATAAATCAGAAAAAATATCTTTAAAACAAAAGGGATGCCCATTGCTTTGCAAAGCTCAATAAAGCAGCAACTGCAGCATTTGTAAGCTGAAGCGACATCCAGAAGAAGAACGCATAATGTGTGGTCTTGATTCTTGAATTTCTGGACAAGCATCAAAAGTTGCATCCATTAAGTTCGATGTCAAACCTTCACATTCTTTAATGTTAGAGGTTGGGCATTCTTCCAGGGTTCTTAGAATTTATCATTGAACAAATGTCAGTGGAGGAaacaaaagaatccaaaacAACTGATCTTTCTATAGGAGTCATTTGGACAAAGCCTGGTGTCTACAAAAACACCATATTCTTCAGTACGACTAATGCTGTGAATCCCCATAGTCTGAATCAAAACTGACACCAGAGTAAAacattattcttgaacatgcaaaCCAATCATGATCAGCGACAGGTTTCTCATGGCAGCAAGAAGTTTAGAGGTTAAATTTACACATTGATGAATATGTCATATATAGGGGTGCAATACAACAGCTGATAACAGTGAAACAGGAAGTGAACCAACAATTAGAATGAAGGAGCAGtattcaatttcaaatttctctcttgTTCACTTTTGTTCTTTTGTAGTAATAAGAACTATACTGTACTCtgcaaagaaagaaacaaaagagctCTAAAGAAGAAgctataggaaaaaaaaaactcccgaCAAGAATTTTGAAGTAGCGCTCCATGGTCGCATCCATTATGCTAATATGCAATTTGCAAATAGGAGGCTATTCAATCAACAAGAATGTGGAAAACAAAAATTCTGTGAAATAAGAAACACACTGCCTATACCTTCAGTAGAAGGATATAAAAGAAAGGTGAATGTATTTTGATGGTTACAATTATAGAGCGAATCATAACGATGTGCTTACCAATCCCGACACGAGTCCCAACAGTTAATTCAGAGAATTCAATATCCCACTCTTTGAATGGTAACAAAGGCTGATTATGGAACATAGGAGACTCAAGAACTTTATTCCATGTTGAGACCAACTCATTGTTTACTGCATAGTCTGAAGGATCAGTTCTCTCAAGAGTTTGACTCCTATATTCATGTGGAGATGAGGGCAAAGAGACTGCTTTTTGAGAGTTTATTTGGTCCCTAGAATGACTATATGAAGCAGATCTTCCACCAGATATTTCATCGTGACCGTCAAGATGGAGATTTGATACCTGAATTAATGCAGCAAAAATTAATAATTGCAAATAATGCAAGGAAGATGGATTTTGCAAATGAACTTAACACTTTAATTTAACAGGAAAAAAGCCTTGGTCGTAGTAGCTGTTTAGCACCCCACAAAAGGACTTTATACATGAGGCGAAACATTCATGATTTATATCATTAGAAAACTCTCCAGTTAAAAACAACACCAGTCACAGAAAACCATGTCTTTAGAGTGGCAATAAATTTTTAACTTCAAAAGGGCGAAATTTTGTGAGCCAAATATGCGGAACATAAAAAAGTATTGAGGTATAGTTTCATGTCACACAAGTATGAGCAATTCTACAAAAACTCAGAAACATGAATACATAAAAAATCTAACAGTTTGTGTCGCTTGGAAAAAAATCAGTCACAATTGGGCAGTAGTGTCCTGAGGAGTTTCATTATCCAATCCCAACTCTCATTGGTCTACAATACTTAAACTTGGCAGATGAAGAGTAAAACTATTCTACTAGGGTCTAGGGCACGC contains:
- the LOC119982010 gene encoding trihelix transcription factor ASIL1-like isoform X4, with translation MGPVYGALPLREDLWSEDATHTLIEAWGERYIAVNRGNLRQNQWQEIADAVNNYVSSCRSRKVIVTTKETPRTDVQCKNRIDTLKKKYKTEKARVLDSNGAYISQWPFFESLDDLLRTSFQANSTPSTDRSPLRAAWSFSPVPVGPRSATKKRTAPTKIPAGCADDGSLFLRNFSTFSAFASAAIEAEGSDGWRSRTGSRRKEKTLGTGNCKKDGYGELAEAIEKLGDMYERVEREKQRQMIELEKHRMLFAKELEVHRMQLFVDAQVQFQKIKRHKRDNGVELLYPWQML
- the LOC119982010 gene encoding trihelix transcription factor ASIL1-like isoform X1: MGPVYGALPLREDLWSEDATHTLIEAWGERYIAVNRGNLRQNQWQEIADAVNNYVSSCRSRKVIVTTKETPRTDVQCKNRIDTLKKKYKTEKARVLDSNGAYISQWPFFESLDDLLRTSFQANSTPSTDRSPLRAAWSFSPVPVGPRSATKKRTAPTKIPAGCADDGSLFLRNFSTFSAFASAAIEAEGSDGWRSRTGSRRKEKTLGTGNCKKDGYGELAEAIEKLGDMYERVEREKQRQMIELEKHRMLFAKELEVHRMQLFVDAQVQFQKIKRHKRDNGVVQFAVEQDVMSLTLWSCHIGHFISLLIIKFDFIM
- the LOC119982010 gene encoding trihelix transcription factor ASIL1-like isoform X2 codes for the protein MGPVYGALPLREDLWSEDATHTLIEAWGERYIAVNRGNLRQNQWQEIADAVNNYVSSCRSRKVIVTTKETPRTDVQCKNRIDTLKKKYKTEKARVLDSNGAYISQWPFFESLDDLLRTSFQANSTPSTDRSPLRAAWSFSPVPVGPRSATKKRTAPTKIPAGCADDGSLFLRNFSTFSAFASAAIEAEGSDGWRSRTGSRRKEKTLGTGNCKKDGYGELAEAIEKLGDMYERVEREKQRQMIELEKHRMLFAKELEVHRMQLFVDAQVQFQKIKRHKRDNGVAELLYPWQML
- the LOC119982010 gene encoding trihelix transcription factor ASIL1-like isoform X3, with the protein product MGPVYGALPLREDLWSEDATHTLIEAWGERYIAVNRGNLRQNQWQEIADAVNNYVSSCRSRKVIVTTKETPRTDVQCKNRIDTLKKKYKTEKARVLDSNGAYISQWPFFESLDDLLRTSFQANSTPSTDRSPLRAAWSFSPVPVGPRSATKKRTAPTKIPAGCADDGSLFLRNFSTFSAFASAAIEAEGSDGWRSRTGSRRKEKTLGTGNCKKDGYGELAEAIEKLGDMYERVEREKQRQMIELEKHRMLFAKELEVHRMQLFVDAQVQFQKIKRHKRDNGVARVVIFQVV